A stretch of the Nakaseomyces glabratus chromosome L, complete sequence genome encodes the following:
- the SET3 gene encoding histone-binding protein SET3 (CAGL0L03091g~Ortholog(s) have methylated histone binding activity) — MSSNSLLDDASTLLMFSKGKNEKDGTGASDKHREDVLRSPKNLEAANAAAAALAAAATIPLPLKRTRTNSHDGSTSRRSSESDKEVSGEVKKPKLEQGPASESLEKPVEQPEGTTKRKPDQWPVSESYIVDIDAGIITCVCDFDDDDGFTIQCDHCNRWQHASCFGIDNIENAPDDFLCDKCDPREIDVEAANIRQKQQRGLLEKKKESAKPSNRRDSGKKRNSASQETFDELESTTSREDSKSNDINKDKKRRNDSKQETVTGGKSETAIEPAPYVPPNDVQFKKEFLLTPKDAYSATYVHSDENEYKDKYVKLFIDKHCDDDWVIQYNKKTLKTVPIEVKSYSESSYARTFPAHTKLGVFTKEYCNNGDLIEEFTGQVDFLKTYLDDTKNHYRIWGTAKNRVIFHPHWPLYIDARSKGNLTRFLRRGCKPNVELVTVCLPSAGEEKDIKFILRATRDIDEGEELLIDWKWDLRHPIRNFISGATTLDSMNDTDKYSIIHSVETIMSACDCGCGTNSKECYLLKVKRYSQGLYKSVKSKIKMNNRYKLNQILNQYQGKKRRQMPITTRLIDDAIRQKYKAPLILDSYHEEKKLQQLLKSNSGSKSVISPEKAALIQKSIATINQSINSVVSLKPYKYNLVKGQIDVATTKMPSPLAQSHGPSDFIKNTSAEEAIVLITKITDYDESKVNNITDLPIPVQIPIAKVEKATEMVTDPHNKPVLHENKSNSTTTSEVSLDARESDNAPKEIKHDYSTTESSTVANSSNLKKKLSFADYRKKLQK, encoded by the coding sequence ATGAGTTCTAACTCGTTGCTGGATGATGCGTCTACGTTGCTGATGTTTTCCAAGGGCAAGAATGAGAAAGACGGCACTGGAGCTAGCGATAAGCACAGGGAGGATGTGTTGCGGAGCCCCAAGAACCTGGAGGCGGCGAACGCGGCTGCGGCGGCGTTGGCGGCTGCCGCTACTATTCCTTTGCCGTTGAAGAGGACGCGTACTAATAGCCATGACGGCAGCACGTCCAGGAGGTCTTCTGAGTCCGACAAAGAAGTGTCTGGCGAGGTTAAGAAACCAAAACTAGAGCAAGGCCCTGCGAGCGAAAGCTTGGAAAAACCTGTGGAGCAGCCAGAAGGTACTACGAAAAGGAAACCAGATCAGTGGCCGGTTTCAGAGTCGTACATTGTTGATATCGATGCTGGCATCATAACGTGTGTGTGCGattttgatgatgacgacGGGTTTACAATCCAGTGTGATCATTGTAACAGATGGCAGCACGCCTCATGCTTCGGCATCGACAACATAGAGAATGCGCCAGATGATTTCTTGTGTGACAAGTGTGATCCTCGAGAGATAGACGTAGAGGCCGCAAATATACGGCAGAAACAACAGAGAGGACTActtgagaaaaaaaaggaatcCGCTAAACCTTCAAATAGACGGGACAGTGGTAAGAAGAGGAACTCAGCTTCGCAGGAAACCTTCGATGAGCTAGAGAGTACGACATCAAGGGAGGATAGCAAGTCCAATGACATAAacaaagataaaaaaaggCGCAACGACAGTAAACAAGAGACCGTGACCGGAGGTAAATCTGAAACTGCCATAGAACCTGCACCCTACGTGCCCCCCAATGATGTCCAATTTAAGAAAGAATTTTTGTTAACACCAAAGGACGCTTATTCTGCAACATATGTACACtcagatgaaaatgaataCAAGGATAAATATGTGAAGTTATTTATTGACAAGCACTGTGATGACGATTGGGTCATTCAGTATAACAAAAAGACATTGAAGACCGTTCCAATCGAAGTCAAATCATATTCCGAATCATCATATGCAAGAACATTTCCTGCACATACTAAACTAGGGGTATTCACAAAGGAATATTGCAACAATGGAGATCTTATCGAAGAGTTCACAGGGCAAGTTGACTTTCTCAAGACATACCTGGATGACACCAAGAACCATTATAGGATATGGGGCACAGCAAAAAATCGTGTTATTTTCCATCCTCACTGGCCTCTTTATATCGATGCCCGTAGTAAGGGCAACTTGACGAGGTTTCTAAGAAGAGGCTGCAAACCAAATGTAGAACTGGTAACAGTTTGCCTTCCATCCGCTGGCGAGGAGAAGgatattaaatttattttaagAGCTACTAGGGACATTGATGAGGGTGAGGAGCTCTTAATTGACTGGAAGTGGGATTTACGTCACCCAATAAGAAATTTTATTAGTGGTGCAACAACCTTAGATTCTATGAATGACACAGACAAGTACTCAATAATACATTCAGTCGAAACAATTATGAGTGCTTGTGACTGTGGCTGTGGCACAAATAGTAAAGAATGTTATCTTTTAAAAGTAAAAAGATACTCACAAGGATTGTACAAGTCTGTTAAATCAAAGATCAAAATGAATAATCGTTACAAATTAAACCAGATTTTGAACCAATACCAGGgtaaaaaaagaagacaGATGCCTATCACTACAAGATTAATAGATGATGCTATAAGGCAGAAATACAAAGCTCCTCTAATCTTAGATTCTTATCACGAGGAGAAAAAACTTCAGCAGcttttgaaatcaaattcTGGAAGCAAATCTGTTATTTCACCAGAAAAGGCAGCCCTAATCCAAAAATCCATCGCCACTATTAATCAAAGTATCAATTCAGTGGTGTCACTAAAACCGTATAAATATAATCTAGTCAAAGGTCAAATTGACGTGGCTACAACTAAAATGCCAAGTCCTCTTGCCCAATCACACGGTCCTTCAGACTTCATAAAGAACACCTCTGCTGAGGAAGCAATTGTATTAATCACAAAGATCACTGACTATGATGAATCTAAAGTTAATAATATCACCGACTTACCAATTCCAGTACAAATCCCAATAGCTAAAGTAGAGAAAGCCACAGAAATGGTTACTGATCCACATAATAAGCCTGTTCTTCatgaaaataaatcaaaCAGCACTACCACATCAGAGGTCTCTTTAGATGCAAGAGAATCAGATAATGCTCCtaaagaaatcaaacacGACTACTCTACGACTGAGTCCTCTACTGTTGCTAATTCCtcgaatttgaaaaagaagttaAGTTTTGCTGATTATAGGAAAAAACTGCAAAAGTAG
- the GMH1 gene encoding Gmh1p (CAGL0L03113g~Ortholog(s) have role in transport and endoplasmic reticulum, integral component of Golgi membrane localization) yields the protein MSVLPTSNAGHKDGLGERAYKLNIHDRTLPPVLGSLFKAPGNLDFETAMWEMVNLILKPRKTFRAIYYQRQTKNQWARDDPSFFILEILLISISSVFWSLFYYNHSLWKCLQSIFNLIFVHFFLFGFATATFFWITLNQPRFKFKSASSSNIEWAYCFDVHCNAFLVILVALYYLRFLLLPLKFLGVLVPNTLFCASTIHYFILTFYGYSQLPFLKNISFILFPTIVLCILFVVGLFGVDIAALFGFGSYT from the coding sequence ATGTCTGTACTGCCAACCTCTAATGCGGGCCATAAGGATGGCCTTGGAGAACGAGCCTACAAGCTGAATATACACGACAGAACATTACCTCCTGTGCTGGGCTCACTGTTCAAAGCACCAGGAAACCTCGATTTCGAAACAGCAATGTGGGAAATGGTCAACCTGATCCTGAAGCCCAGAAAGACTTTCCGAGCCATATACTACCAAAGACAGACGAAGAACCAGTGGGCACGCGATGACCCATCATTTTTCATACTCGAAATACTGCTAATATCCATAAGCTCCGTGTTTTGGTCATTATTCTACTACAACCACTCTCTATGGAAGTGCCTACAATCCATCTTCAACCTTATATTTGTTcatttcttcctctttggTTTTGCTACAGCTACTTTCTTCTGGATAACGCTAAACCAACCTAGATTTAAATTCAAATCAGCCTCCAGTTCTAATATAGAATGGGCTTACTGTTTTGACGTGCATTGCAACGCATTCTTAGTCATTCTAGTGGCCTTGTATTATTTGCGTTTCCTACTACTGCCGCTCAAATTCCTTGGAGTTCTAGTCCCAAATACATTATTTTGTGCTAGTACAATacattatttcattttaaCTTTTTACGGTTACAGTCAATTGCccttcttgaagaacaTTAGCTTTATCCTGTTCCCAACAATTGTGCTGTGCATATTGTTTGTCGTGGGATTGTTTGGCGTGGACATCGCCGCCTTGTTTGGATTCGGAAGTTACACCTAA